TGCAATGAGAGGTATAATTGAAGAACCCCTGCTTCAGATGGTTCCAAAACGTTTTGATTATATAGGTGATGTGGCTATAATTTCGATCCCTCCAGAGCTTGAGGCTTATAAAGCAACTATTGCTTCAAAGCTGCTTTCCATGCGGGGCAATACGCGGGCTGTGCTTAATAAGGTAAGCAAACTCGAAGGCGAGCACAGGGTTGCGGACTTTGAACTTCTGTTAGGGGAATCAACGGAAACTATTCACAGGGAAAACGGCTATAAATATAAACTGGATGTCAAAAAAGTCTTTTTTAATCCCCGCCTGTACTCGGAAAGAGGAAGGATAGCCTCGAAGATTACGTCTGGAGAGCGTATTATAATTCCTTTCGCAGGAGTAGGTCCTTTTGTGCTTCCTGCCGCAGGAAAAGGGGCGAAAGTATATGCTATTGAGATAAACCCAGATGCCTGTGCCTGCCTCAAGGAAAATATTCGGATTAACAGGCTCGAAGGACAGGTAACCGTTATTCAGGAGGATTTTAAGAAACTTTTCCAGCCTGAGAAAATTTTTCCGATTCTTAACCCTTCGAAAGCCAGTGAAAAACCAGAAACTGGTAAAAATGACGAAAATTGCATTTTTGACAGGGCTATTGTACCGACCCCTTACGGCATGGATCTCGTCCTTGAAAGGATCATAAAGTTTGTAAGAGTAGGCGGATACATTCATTTTTACACCTTTAAAGCCGAATCCCAGATTTCGGAACTAATTGAAGATTATAAAGAAATGGGTCTTGAGGTAGAATTTTACAGGCGCGCCGGAAATGTTGCCCCTGGCATCAGCAGGTGGGTTTTTGATCTTATTAAAAAATAGGTGTGAAAAGGTGTAGAGATTTTTCACTCATCAGCGGCAGAAACCTTCAGTCCTCAAGCCCGATATGCTTCAGGACATGGTGATAATGTTCAGGCGGCAGCCGCGAAAAAAATGCTCCCGTTACAACTTCGCTAAGGGAGGGATGAATATCCATCGCCCGCATGATCGGCGCAGGGCTTCTCAATTCAGTATACATAAGAGGAATTATCTGGTGGATCAGGACTGAGGCATGTGGGCCTATTATATGGGCTCCCAGGATTTTATCTTCCTCCGCATCCAGAATCACCTTTACGAAATAGTCCCTGGCTTCCATAGCCGCTCCTTTAGCAGTATCTTCAAAAAACTTGAGACCTATGACGATTCTTTCCTCTCCGTACCTTTCCACGGCTTTCTGCTCTCCCATGCCTACTCCGGCAATCTCGGGATAGGAAAAAACAGCATGAGGCACGGCGTGGTAGTCTGCCTTTACTTTTTCTTTCATGATGGCATTGAGATAAACTATCCCGGATTCATAGTTTCCCACATGCTTTAGCAGATATTTTCCATTTGCGTCTCCTAACGCCCAGATATTCGGCTGTGAGGTCTCAAGATACTCGTTCACCAGAATCCATCCATTTTTATCGGTTTTGATTCCGGCTCGTTCGGGGTGGAGGATATCGGTATTCGGTACTCTTCCTGTTGCCACGAGGATCTCATCTACAATGATTCTTACTTCCTGTCCCGAATTTCTCTCCTTCGCAATAACAGCTTTCTGTCCGTTTTCTTCTTTCCTGACCTCTACAGCTTCATGGTTCGTAATAATCCGCATATATTCTGACATCTTCATCAAAGCAAGCCTTGAGATCTCGGGCTCTTCCTGCGGAAGAAATTGGGGATTTCTCCCTATAACCGTGACTTCGGCTCCCATAGCTGAGAAAAAGTGCCCGTATTCAGCTGCAATATAACCTCCTCCGAGAATCGCAAGCCTTTTTGGGCATTCCACGAGTCCAAGCACTGTATCGCTCGTGAGGTATCCTGCTTCTTCCAAACCTTTAACAGACGGGATTGCAGGTCTTGAGCCGGTACAAAGGAAGATCATTTCAGAGTGCAGGATTTTGTCACCGACTTTAAGGGTATAAGGAGAAACGAACTCCGCGCTTTCATGATAGTAGTCAAAATACCTGTTTCCGGTCAGACTCTTTTTTATTGCCTCTATATCCTCTCCTATTTTCCTGCGCATCCTTTCCATAATCCCAAGAAAATCGATGCCCTCTATTTTTATCTTAATTCCGAAATTGGTTGCTGTTTCCACTTCCCTGATAAGCTCGGCAGGATAGAGCAGGGTTTTTGAAGGGATGCATCCTCTTGTAAGACAGATCCCGCCAGGTTCGTCTTTGTCGATAACGGCAATTCTCATTTCAGGGTTAAAATCAATAATTTGGTTTATATAATTCATTGCAGAGCCTGTACCTATAATGATAAGATCATAATTCTCCATACTCCTCCCCTCACAGCCGAATACGGCTTGCATCTTTGTCGATTATACTATATTTTATCTCTGGTTATACTTATGGATCAAAATTCTTATTAGATTTCTATATTTTATCTCTGGTTATACTTATGGATCAAAATTCTTATTAGATTTCGTGTATACGCCTGGAGATGAATCAGTGTTATTTTGAGGATTCTGAAAAACAAATGAGAGGCAAAAGTTATTTTATCAACTGGATTATCTCTAAAAAGCTTAAAGATTTGCTAAGAATTTGCGTAAATTTCTCCGACCACAATATCTAAAACAGATATTTTTAAATTTTAATCCGTATTTTTAAATTATCTCTGAAGGAGAAAAACGACTATCTATTTATAAAGATAAGCCTATTCTATGTAACTTCCCACAAAGAGAAAAAACAAAAGATGTACCATAATGAACAGAGCTGCCCCATCTTTTAAAAACAGGAATTCTCTCCAGGGAACTCCTGTAATGCATATCCTTTATCTCCTGCTTATCCTTATAGCTCCTTTTGCAGGGGTGAATATCCTTTTTCTCCTGTCTATCGCACTTTTTGTGAGAATCCGGTTTTCAGGAAGGGTCTTTTCTTATAACAGAAGCGCTATCAGCCTTATATTTTCCCTAGTTCTAATGCTTTTTGTTTCCGTAATTTCAGGAGGCTCTTCTTTTACCTATCCTTTCTACATAGTACTTGCCGCTTTTGCAATTGCAGTTGTAGGAGACCATGGGACTTATTTTTCCGATACCGATCCTGTGCCTGATTTTACTACAAGGAGGAGCAGGATAAAAAAGAGGAGTTTTTCAACACTCTGGAGTTCGGCTTTCCTGGCACTTCGGATTGTTGCCGCATTCCTTGCCGCAAGCTGGATCATCTACTGGCAGGGGCTTTTAGTCTCATACAACCTGGTATTTTTCATAGCTGTAATTGGGGCAGTTACAGGTTCACTTTTCGAGTCAATCCCCTCTAAGATCGATAAGAATATTTCGGTGCCCCTTGGCTCAGGAATGACAATGTGGATTTTTGAGGAGTTCAGATACTGGGTGCCTCCTGAAGAAATAGTTGTAGCACTTGCCTTCTCATTTTTCCTGGGCGTGCTGGCTTACAGGGCGAAAATTGCTGATGTTTCTGCCCTTCTGAGTGCCGCACTTCTGGGAGTCCTGATAATCGTTTTTAGCGGTCTTTCCTGGTTCCTGCTCCTGCTCACGTTCTTTATCCTCGGAGGCGGGTTTACGAGATACAAATATGCTTACAAAGAGTCCATAGGGATTGCCCAGGCTAAAGACGGAATACGGAGTTACGAAAATGTATTTTCAAATAGTACGGCAGCCCTTGTCCTGGCGGTAGCATATGGGGTTTTTCCTGAGCACAGCCTTCCTATTATCTATGCTTATATGGGCACGGTCGCAACAGCTACCGGAGATACCCTTGCAAGTGAAATAGGCACAACTGCAAAAGGAAGACCAAGAATGATAACGACCTTGAAGCCTTCTGAGCCCGGGGCTGATGGGGCAGTGTCACTACTCGGTGAATTTGCTGCAATCCTGGGCTCTGCAGTGATAGGGATTCTTGCATACTTACTGGGAGTCTCGGACAATTTTATATTAACGGTTCTTATAACGACAGCAGGAGGCTTTTTCGGGACAAATATTGATAGTCTCCTTGGAGCTACTCTTCAGAAAAGAGGGGTACTCTCAAACAGCGGAGTAAACTTCGTAGCAACATTTACAGGGGCAGGAATTTCCGCAGCACTGTACTATCTCATAGCCTGAAATATTCATTTATATTTTCAGGCACATATCCTTAAGAAAAAGGGTCATGAGGTATTTTGTTTCTCATTTATTCTAATTTTATTTTGAAGCGTACAGGGAGGTAACCAGATGACTGAAACCGAACATACAGGCAAGAAAGTCCTGCTTGTAATCGCTCAGGAAGAGTTCAGGGATGAGGAATGTTTTATTCCGAAACAGCTTTTTGAGGCAGCGGGAGTAGAAGTTACTGTTGCAGCCGAATCTATGGAAACAGCTAAAGGGATGCTGGGAGGCACAATCAAGCCTGATATAAAAATCTCAGAAGCCAGAATTGACGAATATGATGCAATAGTAATCTCAGGAGGGTCAGGCTCAAGAAAATACTTGTGGGATAACAAAGCGTTGCAAAACCTCGTAAAAGAAGCCGATGCCCTTAAAAAGGTGATTTCTGCGATTTGCATCTCCCCTGTTGTGCTGGCAAGAACAGGTATCCTGAAGGGTAAAGAGAGCACGGTTTTCAAAAGCCCGGATACAGTACGCGAACTTGAGGAACATGGAGCTGTCTATCTGGACCGTGATGTGGTGGTTTCAGGGCGCGTGGTTACAGGGCGAGACCCAGCAAGTGCTGATGCATTTGGTAAAGCCGTACTTGAAGCCCTGAAGAAAGTTTAATTCCTTTCTGAAGCCCTGAGAAAAGGTCAATATCTCATTAAGATCTTATACACAGTCTACTTTGCCAAAAAAAGCAATCTGAGATTTTATTTATTCAATTATTGATGTGCTTGCTATGACAGAGGAACTTGAAGCTATACTGGCTTATCACCAGGCAAGTAAACATAACTTCAAAGCTTATGCGCCTGGGCCTCACCGCCTTGATATGCAGATCATGCCAGATCCCTTCCTAAACTATTATGGAACTCGACTTTTAAATCTGGATTTGTGGAGTGATGAGCAGATAAAAACTGAGATTTTTCCTGCTTATGAACAGGCTTTCTCACCAGAGAAACTCAGGGCAGCAGAACTGAGTAAAAAATCGATTTCCCAGCTTTTTTTCGACAGCTTTGCTATTTCAGCCTGGAAGGCTGCAGGAGGTATGAAATGGCCTCTCCGCGTCAATCCTTCAAGCGGAAACCTGCATCCTACCGAGGTATACCTGATTTCCGGTCCTGTAAAAGGGTTACTTAAAAACCCTTCGGTCTGCCATTATGCCCCTCTGCCTCATGCCCTTGAACTCAGAGCCGAATTCTCCCAGGAGACCTGGGAAATGCTAAGGTCAGGCTTTCCTGATGGCACTATTTTCGTGGGTTTGACTTCAATATACTGGCGGGCTTCCTGGAAATATGGGCTCAGAGCCTTCAGATATGCACAGCATGATATAGGACATGCGATTTCTGCCCTGACATTTGCTGCTGCCGGTCTTGGCTGGAAAACGAGCATTCTTGCAGATATGGGTTCAAAAGAGATAGCAGCACTTCTCGGTATATCCGGGGACAAAGGTCACGAAAAGCAGGAACCTGCCTGTATGCTCGCGGTCTATCCGGCAGGAAAAACCTGCACTAGAGGCAGGCTTTCTTCCGAGGTTATCTCAGCTTTTAAAAACCTTTCCTGGGAAGGCATTCCTAACCGTTTGAGCCCGAAGCATGTTGAATGGGTAGGTATTGAAAAAGCGGCTCTGGCAACTCAAAAGAATGGAACCGATTACCTGGAGAAAAAAGGGGAAATGGAATCTGGTACACGGACCGTTCCACCCCTTAAACCCGACAATTTTGAGGCTCATTCTGATTTTGAGACTGTTCCCCTGCGCAGCATTATTCGCGGAAGGAGAAGCGCTATAGAAATGGATAACAGCGCATACATGGAAAAAGAGACATTTTATGCGATGCTGCAAAAAACCCTTCCTCAGAATAGCCCGATTTTCAATCCTCTCGCCTTTGGTCCTTTCACTCACCTTCTACTTTTCGTAAACCGAGTAAAAGGTCTTTTTCCGGGACTTTATATCTTCCTTCGCAAACCCGAAGAAAAGGAAAGACTTAAAGCTGCTATCATGCCGGATTTTTTATGGGAAAAACCGAAAGATTGTCCATCTGAGCTTGAGCTCTATATGCTAATGGAAGAAACCTTACATTATTTTGCAGCCCAGCTTTCCTGCGCCCAGCGAAAAGCTGCAGATGCCTGTTTCACTGCCTGCATGCTTTCGGAATTCGAAAAGCCTCTGAACAGGTTTGGTGCCTGGATATATCCATACCTTTTCTGGGAATGCGGATTTCTGGGGCAGCTTCTTTACCTTGAAGCCGAAGCAAATGGTCTGAGAGGCTGCGGGATAGGGTGTTTCTTTGATGATCCTTTACATGAAACCATAGGGCTTAAAGGGCTTGAATATCAGGATCTTTATCACTTCGCCGTAGGTTATCCGCTTCAGGAAATAGGCGTTATAACCCTTCCAGCATATGAAGAGTAACTTTTTTAACTCTCCAACCTCGTCATTCCTTTCCCTGTTCTTTGCCTTCTTTGCTTCTTCTTCTCAAGCTTCTTCTTCTTACAATTCCTGGCTGAGAAGGTGGGACAGGTATCTCACATCCTGATGTCAGATCACATTCTATTACAATTCCGCGCAGCAGTCGACCCAGAATATCCGAACCAGTTATAATCCTTTTTTCCTCGCCCCAGTAAAGAATAAGATCCTGATCGATTACATCATCTTCAGGATACTGCGGATATACCTTAAACTGGCGGATCACTTTTTCAAGTCTGGTCTTCGGGGATTTTACCACAACCGGGAAATGGCAATAAGAAAGCGGGATGAATGGACCTTTCTTGTAGACCGCATCCCTCAGGAAACCATCCGCATCAAGCACCATGACAGGCTCATTCTGCGGGTTGGTAATTATTACCCATTTCTTCCCGGATGCTTCGATTTTTTGTAGAAAAGGATCATTCGGTTCCCTTTTGAAAGCAGGAAACACCGGACGGTTGTTTTCGACAGGGAGAGAAATTATGCTTCTCTCGTCTATTATTGAACCCTCATCGGAAATGCTGACGTCATCTATGGAAAGAAAGTTCAGGGCTCCTATTCCTTCAAATTTGCCTATATCTGTCCTTCCTGACTCGATATGTTTTTCGAGCATAATCCGCATAGCTTGCTCCTTGAAGAGTTCAAGCTTTTCCCTACCCAACCACCAGTCAAGAATAAGCGCTGTAGGCTTGGCTACGGGATAGAGCAGCATCTGGTAGAATCGGATTAGAGGGGTCAGCTTTGCTCCCAATGATAGAGCATTTCGGGAAAAATAAGCCTGAGGTGCAATCTCTCCGAAACTGGTAATTACGAAAGTAGAGAAGAGAAATGCCGAAGCCCCTGTCAGCACGGAATCCGTAAGCAGGGCAATCAGGACATTTACGCCTACGTTGCCCCAAAGCAATGTCGTAAGCAGGAAATTTGAATCTCTTCGGATCTGCAGAATTTTGATAGCGTCTTCATTGCCAGCTTCAGCCTCTATCTCAAGCCTGAGTCTTCCAAGTCCAAAAGTTCCAATTGTCATACCGGAAAAAATAGCGGATTGAGTTATGAAGATTAAAATCGCTATCCAGATAAATATTTCATTCATTGTGAGTCTATAACCTCTATAAGCTTCATGCAGAAGTAATTCTGAAACTTAATCTGTTGCCGTTTAACATTTAATTGTAATTGTTCAATGGGTTAATCTGTCAGTGATTAATTGTTTAACATATTAATAACTTTAATAGGGACATAATTCAATAACCAGTCCCTCATTCATTCCATTATATACCATTTTAACTGATTAATTCCTAATTTTATATATTTAACCTGATCGCCGTTATCCTCTAATTTTGATCTATGGCTTTGCATTACTTTACTTTTTTGTAAGTTTAGCCTTACTTTCTTACCTAGTCTGAACCATTAAATTCCTGTAAATTTGATGCATTTTGACAGACTGCCGAAACCGTAAGTTATACTGAATCATCGATCGGTCAAACATGCTGAGGAAAAGTATTATAAGGAGTATTAACCTGAAAAACCTTATCCTTTACAGAATAGATTATGATATTCCTGACCCTGCAGGCTGCAATAATTACTCTTTTGATCAGTGATATACATGAAAAAAGAAACAAATAACGTCAGATCACTTTCTGAAGTCCCCGAGATCTGCCACACCCCTGATGTTCCTGTTGTCGGCACGGAAAAGCGGATTGTACTCCTTATTGCGATACTTGCAGGATTTATCACTCCTTTTGACGGTTCGGCAGTAAATATTGCCCTGCCTGTACTGGGAGCCGAATTTCACATGGATGCTATTGCTCTCTCCTGGGTTGCGACAGCATACCTCCTTTCATCAGCACTGTTTCTTGTCCCGTTCGGAAAAATCGCAGATATTTACGGAAGGAAAAAAATTTTTCTCTATGGTATCGCGGTTTTCAGCCTATCATCTTTAATTATGACCATGGTCTCCTCTACTGAAATGCTGATCGGAGTGCGGGTTTTCCAGGGTATAGGAAGTGCCATGATTTTCGGGACAGGCGTCGCTATAATTACCTCGGTCTTTCCGCCAGGTGAGCGCGGAAAAGCTATTGGTATCTATGTTACTGCAGTTTACATCGGGCTTTCAATAGGTCCCTTACTGGGAGGAGCGATGACACAGTATCTTGGCTGGAGAAGCATCTTTTTCGTAAATGTCCCTATAGGCATTATAACAATTCTGCTGATCCTCTGGAAAATTAAGGGCGAATGGGCGGAGTGTAAAGGAGAAAAATTCGACCTCATAGGATCAGTCATATATGGTGCAGCGATAGTTGCGCTCATGTACGGTTTCTCTGCTCTCCCTGACTTTCAAGGAGCTGCCCTGATAGCCGCAGGAATTCTTGGAATTATAATTTTTGCCCTGTACGAGATGAGAATACCTTCTCCCGTTCTTGATATTTCTCTCCTGACAAAAAACCGAATCTTTGCCTTTTCGAACCTATCTGCGCTCATCAATTATAGCGCGACCTTCGCAGTAACCTTTCTCCTGAGCCTCGACCTGCAGTACACTAAAGGTTTTACTCCTGCCCATGCCGGGACTATCCTGATAGTGCAGCCAGTTGTCATGGCTATGGTTTCACCAATTGCCGGTCGGCTCTCGGACAGGATTGAGCCTCGCATTGTTGCATCGGTAGGAATGACATTTACCGCAATTGGGCTCTTTCTTCTTATTTTCCTTACAGATGTGACTCCTATCTGGTACCTGATTGTCATTCTGATTGTCCTGGGTATAGGTTTCGGGCTCTTTTCGTCCCCAAATACAAATGCAATCATGAGCTCGGTAGATAAAAGATATTATGGCGTCGCATCAGGGATGAACGGGACTATGCGGCTCCTTGGTCAGATGCTCTCAATGGGTATTGCGATGATGATCTTTGCAATTGTTATCGGTCCTGTAGAGATTACCCCCGAATATTACTCCCAGTTCATTTTAAGCCTGCACTATGCGTTTATCCTGTTTACAGCTTTCTGCATTATTGGTATATTCACATCCCTTGTAAGAGGAAAGAGAAAGCCTGTAACTCATGCCGGCATACCTGAGAAGAGCAAAAGATAATAGGTAATCCCTTCTAATTCACTAATTAAGGTGATAATCATGAAGGTTCTTGGAATTAGTGCAAGTCCCAGAGGAAGTGAGAGCAACACCCTTCAACTGGTAAAGTCTGTGATCAAAGGTGCTGAATCCGAAGGTGCGGAAGTCGAACTGATAGACCTCTACACACTTAAGATAGAATACTGCACAGGGTGCGGAGCCTGTTATGCGACAGGAGAGTGCCCCCTGATCGACGATTTTGAGGAGCTTCTTGACAGAATCATGAATGCCGATGGAATTGTTTTTGGGGCTCCGAATTATATTAACTCGGTTCCGGCGCCTATGAAAGCCTTCTTCGATCGGCTTTCAGACGTTATCCACTGTCAGATGCTATCCGGAAAGTTCGGTTGCTCAGTATCCACTGGAGGAGGTACTGCGGATGTGGTCGTAGATTACATGAATAGTGTGCTCATGACTCTTGGAGTTACTGTTGTCGGAGGGCTTGGCGTTGTAATGGCAGGAAACCCGGCTGCACCCCAGCAGGCTGCAGGATCTGCTGAGGAGCTTGGTAAGAAGCTGGTAAAGTCAATCCGCGGAGAAATAAAATATCCGGAGCAGGAGGAACAGCATCGTCAGAATGTCGAATATTTCTGCCGGCTTGCCCAATCCAATAAAGAGCGTTTTGCCCATGACTACGACTGGTACGTACGGATGGGTCTTATAAAGTAAGAATCAGCAGGATGTCTGCGTACCCCACGCCTGAATCTTACTGGAAGTCGGCGTTTAAGTCTGAGTCCGAAGAAATGAAAATTAGCATTAAAAAGAATGAAAAATTAGCATTAAATCATCTCTAAATTTGAAAAGCAGGCAGAGAATCTACCTGCTTTCCTGTTACTTTTAATGTTCAAAATAGAAAAAATCTGCATTTTTCAGACTGATCAGGAATTATCATTTTTCAGATTGATCAGGAATTATCATTTGTTTTATTCGGTGTATAATTCCTTGCTGGTTATCTACTCTACCGTTATCTACTCTTCCGTAAATTTCCTGTTATGTTCTTAATTTCTGCTTTATTGCTAACTTTCTGTTTTACAATTTGACTGCATCACTATTATAGTATGTCCAAATTTTATATACTTTAGTCTATATTTTCTCATAAGCAATTTACAAAACCTGCAATATTTACAAAAACCTGCAGTTTGTTATGGCTTAACTGCCAGCAGGCGGTGAAAAAGATTCGCTTTGAGGCAAAGTACTCATAGGCGTACTGCCATAACTTTATTGTAGCCGGGGGTTTTTTAATGGATGTATCTAATCTAAGCAAGGAACAAGGAGAACACATTCCTGGAATCGACAGGGGTAAGGTTGTAATGTACGGTCTCAGTACCTGTGTGTGGTGCAAGAAAACAAAGAAACTGCTTACCGATCTTGGTGTGG
The Methanosarcina thermophila TM-1 genome window above contains:
- a CDS encoding DJ-1/PfpI family protein, with translation MTETEHTGKKVLLVIAQEEFRDEECFIPKQLFEAAGVEVTVAAESMETAKGMLGGTIKPDIKISEARIDEYDAIVISGGSGSRKYLWDNKALQNLVKEADALKKVISAICISPVVLARTGILKGKESTVFKSPDTVRELEEHGAVYLDRDVVVSGRVVTGRDPASADAFGKAVLEALKKV
- a CDS encoding SagB/ThcOx family dehydrogenase yields the protein MTEELEAILAYHQASKHNFKAYAPGPHRLDMQIMPDPFLNYYGTRLLNLDLWSDEQIKTEIFPAYEQAFSPEKLRAAELSKKSISQLFFDSFAISAWKAAGGMKWPLRVNPSSGNLHPTEVYLISGPVKGLLKNPSVCHYAPLPHALELRAEFSQETWEMLRSGFPDGTIFVGLTSIYWRASWKYGLRAFRYAQHDIGHAISALTFAAAGLGWKTSILADMGSKEIAALLGISGDKGHEKQEPACMLAVYPAGKTCTRGRLSSEVISAFKNLSWEGIPNRLSPKHVEWVGIEKAALATQKNGTDYLEKKGEMESGTRTVPPLKPDNFEAHSDFETVPLRSIIRGRRSAIEMDNSAYMEKETFYAMLQKTLPQNSPIFNPLAFGPFTHLLLFVNRVKGLFPGLYIFLRKPEEKERLKAAIMPDFLWEKPKDCPSELELYMLMEETLHYFAAQLSCAQRKAADACFTACMLSEFEKPLNRFGAWIYPYLFWECGFLGQLLYLEAEANGLRGCGIGCFFDDPLHETIGLKGLEYQDLYHFAVGYPLQEIGVITLPAYEE
- a CDS encoding MFS transporter, whose product is MKKETNNVRSLSEVPEICHTPDVPVVGTEKRIVLLIAILAGFITPFDGSAVNIALPVLGAEFHMDAIALSWVATAYLLSSALFLVPFGKIADIYGRKKIFLYGIAVFSLSSLIMTMVSSTEMLIGVRVFQGIGSAMIFGTGVAIITSVFPPGERGKAIGIYVTAVYIGLSIGPLLGGAMTQYLGWRSIFFVNVPIGIITILLILWKIKGEWAECKGEKFDLIGSVIYGAAIVALMYGFSALPDFQGAALIAAGILGIIIFALYEMRIPSPVLDISLLTKNRIFAFSNLSALINYSATFAVTFLLSLDLQYTKGFTPAHAGTILIVQPVVMAMVSPIAGRLSDRIEPRIVASVGMTFTAIGLFLLIFLTDVTPIWYLIVILIVLGIGFGLFSSPNTNAIMSSVDKRYYGVASGMNGTMRLLGQMLSMGIAMMIFAIVIGPVEITPEYYSQFILSLHYAFILFTAFCIIGIFTSLVRGKRKPVTHAGIPEKSKR
- a CDS encoding DUF21 domain-containing protein — translated: MNEIFIWIAILIFITQSAIFSGMTIGTFGLGRLRLEIEAEAGNEDAIKILQIRRDSNFLLTTLLWGNVGVNVLIALLTDSVLTGASAFLFSTFVITSFGEIAPQAYFSRNALSLGAKLTPLIRFYQMLLYPVAKPTALILDWWLGREKLELFKEQAMRIMLEKHIESGRTDIGKFEGIGALNFLSIDDVSISDEGSIIDERSIISLPVENNRPVFPAFKREPNDPFLQKIEASGKKWVIITNPQNEPVMVLDADGFLRDAVYKKGPFIPLSYCHFPVVVKSPKTRLEKVIRQFKVYPQYPEDDVIDQDLILYWGEEKRIITGSDILGRLLRGIVIECDLTSGCEIPVPPSQPGIVRRRSLRRRSKEGKEQGKE
- a CDS encoding flavodoxin family protein, translating into MKVLGISASPRGSESNTLQLVKSVIKGAESEGAEVELIDLYTLKIEYCTGCGACYATGECPLIDDFEELLDRIMNADGIVFGAPNYINSVPAPMKAFFDRLSDVIHCQMLSGKFGCSVSTGGGTADVVVDYMNSVLMTLGVTVVGGLGVVMAGNPAAPQQAAGSAEELGKKLVKSIRGEIKYPEQEEQHRQNVEYFCRLAQSNKERFAHDYDWYVRMGLIK
- a CDS encoding dihydrolipoyl dehydrogenase yields the protein MENYDLIIIGTGSAMNYINQIIDFNPEMRIAVIDKDEPGGICLTRGCIPSKTLLYPAELIREVETATNFGIKIKIEGIDFLGIMERMRRKIGEDIEAIKKSLTGNRYFDYYHESAEFVSPYTLKVGDKILHSEMIFLCTGSRPAIPSVKGLEEAGYLTSDTVLGLVECPKRLAILGGGYIAAEYGHFFSAMGAEVTVIGRNPQFLPQEEPEISRLALMKMSEYMRIITNHEAVEVRKEENGQKAVIAKERNSGQEVRIIVDEILVATGRVPNTDILHPERAGIKTDKNGWILVNEYLETSQPNIWALGDANGKYLLKHVGNYESGIVYLNAIMKEKVKADYHAVPHAVFSYPEIAGVGMGEQKAVERYGEERIVIGLKFFEDTAKGAAMEARDYFVKVILDAEEDKILGAHIIGPHASVLIHQIIPLMYTELRSPAPIMRAMDIHPSLSEVVTGAFFSRLPPEHYHHVLKHIGLED
- a CDS encoding class I SAM-dependent methyltransferase is translated as MSFRNRVSLRDAMRGIIEEPLLQMVPKRFDYIGDVAIISIPPELEAYKATIASKLLSMRGNTRAVLNKVSKLEGEHRVADFELLLGESTETIHRENGYKYKLDVKKVFFNPRLYSERGRIASKITSGERIIIPFAGVGPFVLPAAGKGAKVYAIEINPDACACLKENIRINRLEGQVTVIQEDFKKLFQPEKIFPILNPSKASEKPETGKNDENCIFDRAIVPTPYGMDLVLERIIKFVRVGGYIHFYTFKAESQISELIEDYKEMGLEVEFYRRAGNVAPGISRWVFDLIKK
- a CDS encoding TIGR00297 family protein: MNRAAPSFKNRNSLQGTPVMHILYLLLILIAPFAGVNILFLLSIALFVRIRFSGRVFSYNRSAISLIFSLVLMLFVSVISGGSSFTYPFYIVLAAFAIAVVGDHGTYFSDTDPVPDFTTRRSRIKKRSFSTLWSSAFLALRIVAAFLAASWIIYWQGLLVSYNLVFFIAVIGAVTGSLFESIPSKIDKNISVPLGSGMTMWIFEEFRYWVPPEEIVVALAFSFFLGVLAYRAKIADVSALLSAALLGVLIIVFSGLSWFLLLLTFFILGGGFTRYKYAYKESIGIAQAKDGIRSYENVFSNSTAALVLAVAYGVFPEHSLPIIYAYMGTVATATGDTLASEIGTTAKGRPRMITTLKPSEPGADGAVSLLGEFAAILGSAVIGILAYLLGVSDNFILTVLITTAGGFFGTNIDSLLGATLQKRGVLSNSGVNFVATFTGAGISAALYYLIA